Proteins from one Dysgonomonas sp. HDW5A genomic window:
- a CDS encoding DUF4290 domain-containing protein, producing MDYNTQLKKLALPEYGRNIQNMVDFCLTIDDRNERRRCANTIINIMGNMFPHLRDVNDFKHILWDHLAIMSNFELDIDYPYEIIKKEDLFSKPGKVEYSRPTMFFKHYGKTLEKLITLAAEYPEGKEKEQLVWLVLNHMKKTYIQWNKEVDDAKLFQDLYDLSNQKIDKRNSDMKLSDMKDLNQRKQQRNNGSQQKKK from the coding sequence ATGGATTATAACACGCAATTAAAAAAGCTTGCTCTTCCTGAATATGGAAGAAATATCCAAAACATGGTCGATTTTTGTTTGACTATCGATGATCGTAACGAACGCAGAAGGTGTGCCAATACGATTATCAATATTATGGGAAACATGTTTCCACATTTACGTGATGTGAACGACTTCAAACATATACTTTGGGATCATTTGGCTATCATGTCAAACTTTGAGCTTGATATTGATTATCCTTACGAAATCATAAAAAAAGAAGATCTATTTTCTAAACCCGGTAAGGTAGAATATAGTCGTCCAACGATGTTTTTTAAACATTATGGAAAAACATTGGAAAAACTGATCACTCTTGCTGCCGAATATCCTGAGGGTAAAGAAAAAGAGCAATTAGTATGGTTGGTTCTAAACCATATGAAAAAAACTTATATTCAATGGAATAAAGAAGTAGATGATGCGAAACTATTTCAAGATTTGTATGATCTATCGAACCAGAAAATAGACAAGCGAAACTCTGATATGAAATTATCTGATATGAAAGATCTTAATCAGAGAAAACAACAACGTAATAACGGATCACAGCAAAAGAAAAAATAA
- the rimM gene encoding ribosome maturation factor RimM (Essential for efficient processing of 16S rRNA), producing the protein MIREDEVLRIGKFIKPHGIKGEIAFAFDNDIFDRVDCPYLICSIDNILVPFFVKSYRFKGSDTALILLEDIESEIQAKRFNGLSVYFPRKYFDENEEVELTLNYFIGFIVIDKQLGEIGTITDIDESTINTLFLLKRKENDNEIIIPASDDFITDIDSEKKILYVDLPSGLVDID; encoded by the coding sequence ATGATTCGTGAAGACGAAGTTCTAAGGATTGGTAAATTTATTAAACCTCATGGAATTAAAGGCGAAATTGCTTTTGCTTTTGATAACGATATATTCGATAGAGTTGATTGCCCTTATTTAATCTGCTCTATCGATAACATTTTAGTACCATTTTTTGTCAAGTCATACCGATTCAAAGGCAGCGACACAGCCCTAATACTCCTAGAGGACATTGAATCTGAAATTCAAGCAAAGCGTTTCAACGGATTAAGTGTATATTTTCCGCGTAAATATTTTGATGAGAATGAGGAGGTTGAACTTACTCTTAATTATTTTATTGGTTTTATTGTAATTGATAAACAATTGGGAGAAATAGGGACTATCACAGATATTGATGAATCTACAATCAATACATTATTTCTTTTAAAGAGAAAAGAAAACGACAATGAGATTATTATCCCCGCATCAGATGACTTTATAACCGATATCGATTCTGAGAAAAAAATACTATATGTAGATCTACCTTCGGGATTGGTAGATATCGATTAA
- a CDS encoding thioesterase family protein, whose protein sequence is MEPIFQYKMKVRDYELDAQGIVNNANYQHYYEVTRHEFLESCGVSFMEVHNQGIDPIVSSITIKYKNSLVGSDEFICTINLEKKGIRYYFNQQIIRLSDKALCSEARVEVVCLINGKVGRPDLFDQILEKYL, encoded by the coding sequence ATGGAGCCTATTTTTCAATATAAAATGAAAGTTCGTGATTATGAGTTAGATGCTCAGGGGATTGTGAACAACGCTAATTATCAGCATTATTATGAAGTCACACGGCATGAGTTTCTGGAATCTTGTGGTGTAAGTTTTATGGAAGTTCACAATCAGGGAATAGATCCTATAGTTTCGAGTATAACCATAAAATACAAAAATTCACTTGTTGGTTCTGATGAGTTTATTTGTACTATTAATCTTGAGAAGAAAGGTATAAGATATTACTTTAATCAACAAATAATAAGATTATCCGACAAAGCCTTGTGTTCTGAGGCTCGAGTTGAAGTTGTATGTCTGATTAATGGAAAAGTAGGGCGACCTGATCTTTTTGATCAAATATTAGAAAAGTATCTGTAA
- a CDS encoding TonB-dependent siderophore receptor has translation MNRKQFDKLKAFRFKRFAHQAYSAFNSMHKVVNIGVVAGCVLTFAHAAETSAQSSLNSHEAEKITEKELDEVTVTASRIDLPINQAAKQVTVITRSEIEQAPVQSIQDLLNYVAGIDVQQRGGHGVQADISIRGGSFDQTAILLNGVNLSNPQTGHYSFDIPINLSDIERIEIIYGPASLIYGASAFSGGINIITRKNPDHKAYARVEAGSHSLLNTEARGVIKGEVATTQLSAGYMTSSGYINNSDYDIFNLLSQTRLNIEKSKVDIQLGYNDKQYGANTFYSAAYPNQYDKTNSYLASVKGEMGDKLKFIPLAYWNRHNDCFQLIKGDESKVPYNHHKTDVYGSNLNLQYTSQIGITSFGAEFRNEGILSTVLGEKMDNPSGIYTHSDNRTNISYAIEHNLLLSRFTLSVGVLANYNTFLKKDYKFYPAINAGFRMSDNFKVYASWNKATRMPTFTDLYYTTVTHIGNSDLKPEDSESIDLGFKYNTPFVKAYITGYYMKGKNMIDWIKENPDDKWESRNITEINKTGVDMGATFYFREIFPSISPSTILQLGYSRLHQEHNSGELISNFTLNYLRDKFTAQINHPIYKDISANWNFRWQKRIGTYLKYENLKPTTQQPYPYFSTLDLQINWKLKDFVATATVNNIFDRKYFDLGNIPQAGFWLMAGLSYTLK, from the coding sequence ATGAATCGAAAACAATTTGACAAGCTGAAAGCATTTCGTTTCAAACGATTTGCTCATCAGGCTTACAGTGCATTTAACAGTATGCACAAGGTTGTAAACATTGGGGTTGTGGCAGGTTGTGTCCTCACCTTTGCTCATGCAGCAGAAACATCGGCACAATCAAGTCTTAACTCGCATGAGGCAGAGAAGATAACGGAAAAGGAGCTTGATGAAGTTACGGTTACTGCCTCTCGTATAGATCTCCCTATTAATCAGGCTGCAAAGCAAGTAACAGTAATAACACGCAGTGAAATTGAGCAGGCGCCGGTCCAGAGTATTCAAGATTTATTAAACTATGTTGCAGGCATAGATGTACAGCAGCGCGGAGGACATGGAGTTCAAGCCGACATTTCGATCCGGGGAGGATCTTTCGACCAAACAGCAATTCTACTAAACGGAGTAAATCTCTCCAATCCACAAACGGGACACTACAGTTTCGACATCCCTATCAATTTATCAGACATTGAACGTATTGAAATCATTTATGGACCAGCTTCATTGATTTATGGTGCAAGTGCTTTTTCGGGTGGAATAAATATTATTACCAGAAAAAATCCCGATCATAAAGCATATGCTAGAGTAGAGGCCGGGTCTCATAGTTTATTAAATACTGAAGCTAGAGGGGTGATAAAAGGTGAAGTTGCAACTACACAATTATCTGCGGGATATATGACTTCATCCGGCTATATAAATAACAGTGATTATGATATATTTAATTTGCTTTCTCAAACCAGATTAAATATTGAAAAATCGAAAGTTGATATACAGTTAGGATATAACGATAAGCAATATGGTGCGAATACATTTTATTCGGCAGCATATCCTAATCAGTATGATAAAACTAATTCTTATCTCGCTTCGGTAAAGGGAGAGATGGGTGATAAGTTGAAATTTATACCTCTGGCTTATTGGAACAGGCATAATGATTGCTTTCAATTGATAAAGGGGGATGAATCTAAGGTGCCTTATAATCATCATAAAACGGATGTATATGGCTCTAATCTTAATTTGCAATATACATCTCAAATAGGTATAACCAGCTTTGGTGCAGAATTTAGGAATGAAGGTATATTGAGTACTGTATTAGGTGAAAAAATGGATAATCCTAGTGGGATATATACACATTCTGATAACAGAACGAATATAAGTTATGCAATTGAACATAATTTATTATTGAGTAGATTTACACTTTCGGTTGGTGTACTTGCCAATTATAATACGTTCTTAAAAAAGGATTACAAATTTTATCCGGCAATAAATGCTGGCTTTAGGATGTCAGATAATTTTAAGGTGTATGCGTCATGGAATAAAGCTACCCGAATGCCTACATTTACCGATTTGTATTACACAACTGTTACCCACATTGGAAATAGTGATTTAAAGCCGGAAGATTCAGAGTCAATAGACTTGGGTTTTAAATATAATACACCTTTTGTGAAAGCATATATTACAGGTTATTATATGAAGGGTAAAAATATGATAGATTGGATAAAAGAGAATCCGGATGATAAATGGGAATCCCGAAATATAACGGAAATAAATAAGACTGGAGTAGATATGGGAGCTACTTTCTATTTTAGGGAAATATTTCCATCTATCAGTCCATCAACAATATTGCAGCTAGGATATTCCCGCTTACATCAGGAACATAATTCAGGGGAGTTGATTTCGAATTTTACTTTGAATTATTTGAGAGATAAATTTACTGCACAAATTAATCATCCTATTTATAAGGATATTAGCGCTAACTGGAATTTCCGATGGCAGAAAAGAATAGGGACATATCTTAAGTATGAAAACCTGAAACCGACAACACAGCAGCCCTACCCTTACTTTTCAACTTTGGATTTACAAATCAATTGGAAATTGAAAGATTTTGTGGCAACAGCAACCGTGAATAATATCTTCGATAGAAAATATTTCGATCTGGGAAATATTCCACAAGCAGGTTTCTGGTTGATGGCAGGGCTTTCCTACACTTTAAAATAG
- a CDS encoding nitroreductase: MNAQNSDYIKMVEAAIKAPSGHNSQPWFFQLEDSAINILPNMEEILPIVDKSNRELFISLGAATENLCIEASVLGYDSNVEIDETNKKIVVHLNRGNSIIADSLHKSIESRQTNRKLYNNKTVSDDIILNLNNLPLTDDINRYIISKNDSMFNILKSYIEKGNEVQMSDKAFKDELLNCMRFNNTEVKKNPTGLTYKTMGAPAMPSFVSKLIIKSYLKPNKQNKGDLKKIESSSHLVLFTTKNNTLREWVDLGRHLQRFLLTTTQQNIANAYMNQPCEIDELALEIQKNVGQIKGEYPTLLLRIGYAEPTPFSPRKKVNDVIIE, encoded by the coding sequence ATGAACGCTCAAAATTCAGATTATATAAAAATGGTGGAAGCTGCAATAAAAGCCCCTTCCGGTCATAATTCGCAGCCTTGGTTTTTCCAATTGGAGGACAGTGCTATAAATATTTTACCTAATATGGAAGAGATTTTGCCTATTGTTGACAAATCGAACAGGGAGTTATTTATAAGTTTAGGTGCTGCCACTGAAAACCTATGCATTGAAGCTTCTGTCCTCGGCTATGATTCAAATGTAGAGATCGATGAAACTAATAAAAAAATAGTAGTTCACTTGAATAGAGGTAATAGTATTATCGCTGATTCCTTGCATAAATCAATAGAAAGTCGTCAGACGAATCGAAAACTATACAATAATAAAACGGTATCGGATGATATAATATTAAATTTGAATAACCTACCTCTGACTGATGATATTAATAGGTATATTATATCTAAGAATGATTCGATGTTCAATATTTTAAAGTCCTATATCGAGAAAGGTAACGAGGTACAGATGAGTGATAAAGCTTTTAAAGATGAACTATTGAACTGTATGCGTTTTAATAATACTGAAGTAAAAAAGAATCCTACCGGATTGACTTATAAAACTATGGGAGCTCCGGCTATGCCTTCATTTGTCTCAAAACTTATTATAAAATCTTATCTCAAACCGAATAAACAAAATAAAGGGGATTTGAAAAAGATTGAATCGTCTTCGCATTTAGTTTTATTTACCACAAAGAACAATACATTGCGTGAATGGGTTGATTTGGGGCGCCATCTTCAGCGTTTTCTATTGACTACTACTCAGCAGAATATAGCAAATGCCTATATGAACCAACCTTGCGAAATTGATGAATTAGCTTTGGAGATACAAAAGAATGTTGGTCAAATCAAAGGCGAATACCCTACTCTACTTTTGCGTATTGGGTATGCTGAGCCAACTCCATTCTCTCCTCGTAAAAAAGTAAATGATGTTATAATTGAATGA
- a CDS encoding TetR/AcrR family transcriptional regulator produces the protein MKNINNEKDRGLTARRLLDAVGEIIIKDGFDKVGVNAIASKAGVSKVLIYRYFGSVDNMIVEYLSQNDFWINFTVDFPKDENLKGFIKKMFRDRIHQLRNNKLEQELYRWELTSHNSVIEKLRLKREAKGITLITIVSQLSKHPQEEVAAIATLLSAAISYLVLLSDNCSMYNGVDLQSDKGWEQLACGIDLLVDKWYN, from the coding sequence ATGAAAAATATTAATAATGAGAAAGATAGGGGATTAACAGCAAGGAGATTATTAGATGCTGTTGGTGAAATAATTATTAAAGATGGTTTTGATAAGGTTGGGGTGAATGCAATTGCTTCTAAAGCAGGTGTTTCTAAAGTTTTGATATATCGCTATTTTGGGTCAGTAGATAATATGATTGTAGAATATCTCTCTCAGAATGACTTCTGGATAAATTTTACTGTGGATTTCCCGAAAGATGAAAACCTCAAAGGGTTTATAAAAAAGATGTTTCGTGATCGAATCCACCAATTGAGAAATAACAAGTTGGAGCAAGAGTTGTATCGGTGGGAATTGACAAGTCATAATAGTGTGATTGAAAAACTAAGGTTGAAACGAGAAGCTAAAGGAATAACCTTGATAACTATAGTTAGCCAATTGTCAAAACATCCTCAGGAGGAGGTTGCTGCAATAGCGACTTTGCTGAGTGCTGCAATTAGCTATCTGGTTCTTCTTAGCGACAATTGTTCTATGTATAATGGAGTAGATTTACAAAGCGATAAGGGTTGGGAACAGCTTGCTTGTGGTATCGATCTGCTGGTTGACAAGTGGTATAATTGA
- a CDS encoding AAA domain-containing protein — MYLLENNEKKIHEIISEIEENNNSKISLREKYIHLKRILERNCKEITTKDSLQFPSLFSRIVYISQSYNLPKGLEWQLQNIRVKASFLLKNEKNTVSERQYDSGYKSLIEFISFIYSDIPTCKYEENTQIEEERIITNLTYLRIQVVEIDWDNEFVIGVSNSISNSTIRIKYNVKNINDTFNPTISRLWIGAQLNLLECKLDNDGNYIPHFIVLEPDYLIDASAIAECFQNYGRSHLHYFRRKFEQTPNSQHILLGNLANFFLDEFIFSDNPESLEFNDIFLKGFKQKPFEFTSCNDIKQTADFRTFMTKARTQFTNIKRVITHDFPQNNIDAEKCTLEPSFFSEKFGFQGRLDLLQLPDSKSDNIQIIELKSGGLPYPKEETGKIAINHEVQTAIYRLIIQSVYGYDEKKITSAILYSAAENSGENLRLAVVYKTLEKEIINLRNLIVATEHDLYVGNYETVEKLFSDICNLDNYGKTPAFFIDQIADFHKVISSISDIEKKYFFRYIIFLARELYIQKIGDDHFESNKSTASLWNTEFNDRIDSFDLISDLKIKEIDDTGRDMKILFERSSSSDFINFREGEICILYPHEEITDSVLTNQILKGTIAKITPTHILLRFRYKQKNKTYFNKYSSWAIEHDKLDHAYNNMYKSLYTFISSPTNKREIVLGLKEPQSKESDHQTSDKEITILEKQNLIIKKAIASEDYFLIVGPPGTGKTSIFARRLIEHYYNNTEDNILIIAYTNRAVDELCESINHAFSCNNKECDNYIRIGTELSCDQHYRHRLLQNIADKAKSRDELREIINKQRIFIGTLASITAKPELFDIKYFNLSIIDEASQILEPQIIGILPKVEKFIMIGDHKQLSTITLQNQDKSQSNNKELNIIKLLDCGESLFERLYRACQANKWEHAYDTLIYQGRMHQALAEFPNKKFYNDVLLPASVWQKESLSFKITDNQNVYDQIVSQKRLDFINCIDYNNGSSDKINYKESEIAVELSKSILQTYKNNNLNFDPLKTLGIITPYRNQIALIKHQLHETRIPELQNIMIDTVERYQGSQREIIILSFCMNKPYQLDFFCNLNSDKTVDRKLNVAITRARQQLFLLGNEYILAQNPIYKNLLEYINSL, encoded by the coding sequence ATGTACTTGTTAGAGAATAACGAAAAAAAAATACACGAGATTATATCGGAAATTGAAGAAAACAATAATTCGAAAATCTCTCTTCGTGAAAAGTATATTCACTTAAAACGAATATTAGAAAGAAACTGCAAAGAGATTACAACAAAAGACTCTTTGCAGTTTCCTTCATTATTTTCACGCATAGTTTACATTTCTCAAAGCTACAATCTACCCAAAGGATTAGAATGGCAGCTACAAAACATAAGGGTAAAAGCATCTTTTCTTTTAAAAAATGAAAAAAATACTGTCTCTGAAAGACAATATGACTCCGGCTATAAGAGCCTAATTGAATTTATATCGTTCATTTACTCTGATATCCCGACTTGTAAATATGAAGAGAATACACAAATAGAGGAAGAGAGAATAATTACCAATCTTACCTATTTACGTATACAAGTAGTTGAAATAGATTGGGATAATGAATTTGTAATAGGTGTCAGCAACTCTATATCGAACTCCACAATCAGGATTAAATACAATGTCAAGAATATCAATGATACTTTTAATCCCACTATAAGTCGTTTATGGATAGGGGCACAGCTCAATTTATTGGAATGTAAATTAGACAATGATGGAAACTATATTCCACACTTTATAGTTTTAGAACCCGATTACCTGATTGATGCATCAGCAATAGCAGAATGTTTTCAAAATTATGGCAGATCCCATTTACATTATTTCCGGCGAAAATTTGAGCAAACACCTAATTCTCAACATATACTTTTAGGAAATTTAGCTAACTTTTTTCTAGATGAATTTATATTTTCAGATAATCCCGAATCGCTCGAATTCAATGATATATTCTTAAAAGGATTCAAGCAAAAACCGTTCGAATTTACAAGTTGTAATGATATCAAACAGACTGCAGATTTCCGGACTTTTATGACAAAGGCTCGAACTCAGTTCACAAATATCAAACGCGTCATAACTCATGATTTCCCTCAGAATAATATAGATGCAGAAAAATGTACTCTGGAACCATCTTTCTTCAGTGAAAAATTTGGATTTCAAGGACGATTAGATTTATTACAATTACCTGATTCTAAATCTGACAATATCCAAATCATAGAATTAAAATCGGGAGGATTACCTTATCCAAAAGAAGAGACAGGTAAAATAGCGATCAACCACGAAGTACAAACTGCCATTTATCGGTTAATAATTCAAAGTGTTTATGGCTATGATGAAAAGAAGATTACATCTGCCATCTTATATTCCGCTGCCGAAAATTCAGGAGAAAACCTTCGTTTAGCTGTAGTATATAAAACTTTAGAGAAAGAAATAATTAATCTTCGGAATCTCATTGTTGCTACAGAACATGATCTGTATGTAGGTAATTATGAAACTGTGGAGAAATTATTTTCTGATATATGTAATTTAGATAACTATGGTAAAACTCCTGCTTTCTTCATTGATCAAATAGCAGATTTTCATAAAGTAATCTCAAGTATTTCAGATATAGAAAAGAAATATTTTTTCAGATATATCATATTTTTAGCTAGAGAATTGTATATTCAAAAAATAGGAGATGATCATTTCGAGTCCAACAAATCGACTGCAAGTCTTTGGAATACAGAATTTAATGATCGAATAGATTCTTTTGATTTAATATCTGATCTCAAAATAAAAGAGATTGACGATACAGGACGGGATATGAAAATTCTTTTTGAGAGAAGTTCATCTTCAGATTTTATTAACTTTAGGGAAGGTGAAATTTGCATACTATATCCACATGAAGAAATAACCGATTCGGTATTAACCAATCAGATATTAAAAGGGACAATTGCTAAAATTACCCCTACACATATCCTTTTGAGATTTCGATATAAACAAAAAAATAAAACTTATTTCAATAAATACTCTTCCTGGGCGATTGAGCATGACAAACTAGACCATGCTTATAATAATATGTATAAAAGTTTATATACTTTTATATCTTCACCAACTAACAAACGTGAAATAGTATTAGGACTTAAAGAGCCTCAATCTAAAGAATCAGATCATCAAACATCTGATAAAGAGATTACTATATTAGAAAAGCAGAATCTCATAATAAAAAAAGCAATTGCATCAGAAGATTATTTTTTAATTGTAGGCCCTCCCGGAACCGGAAAAACATCCATATTTGCCCGTCGATTAATTGAGCATTATTACAACAATACAGAGGATAATATTCTCATAATTGCTTACACCAATAGAGCTGTAGATGAATTATGTGAATCTATAAATCACGCATTTAGCTGTAATAATAAAGAATGTGACAATTATATCCGTATAGGAACCGAGCTTTCATGCGATCAGCATTACAGGCACAGATTGTTACAAAACATAGCTGATAAGGCAAAGAGTAGGGACGAACTTCGAGAAATTATAAATAAGCAAAGAATATTTATAGGAACACTTGCTTCTATTACAGCAAAACCTGAATTATTTGATATAAAATATTTCAATCTTTCTATAATAGATGAAGCATCTCAAATACTTGAACCTCAGATCATAGGAATACTTCCTAAGGTTGAAAAATTTATTATGATAGGTGATCATAAGCAGCTATCGACAATCACATTACAAAATCAAGATAAATCACAATCCAACAATAAAGAATTAAACATAATAAAATTATTAGACTGTGGAGAATCTCTATTTGAGCGCCTTTACAGAGCTTGTCAAGCAAACAAGTGGGAGCATGCATACGATACATTAATATATCAAGGACGTATGCATCAGGCATTAGCTGAGTTCCCCAATAAGAAATTCTATAACGATGTCCTTTTACCGGCTAGTGTATGGCAAAAAGAATCTTTATCTTTTAAGATAACTGATAATCAGAATGTTTACGACCAAATAGTTAGTCAAAAACGACTTGATTTTATTAATTGTATAGATTATAATAATGGATCGAGTGATAAGATTAACTACAAAGAAAGTGAAATAGCAGTTGAATTATCAAAGTCCATATTACAGACATACAAAAATAATAATCTAAACTTTGATCCTCTTAAAACACTGGGAATTATAACTCCTTATCGAAATCAAATTGCTTTAATAAAGCACCAACTACACGAAACCAGAATTCCTGAGCTTCAAAATATTATGATAGATACCGTTGAGCGTTATCAAGGAAGTCAGCGTGAAATAATAATCTTATCATTCTGCATGAATAAACCATACCAGCTTGATTTCTTCTGTAATTTAAATAGTGATAAAACTGTAGATCGAAAGCTTAATGTTGCGATAACTCGTGCCAGACAGCAACTTTTTTTACTTGGCAATGAATATATACTAGCTCAAAATCCTATTTACAAAAATCTACTTGAATATATAAATTCATTATAA
- a CDS encoding helix-turn-helix transcriptional regulator, whose translation MKERIKKIMESENMTPARFADSLQIGRAVISHILNGRNNPSLDVITRILTQMPDIDSQWLLTGSGNMYKSEISSHSSDSDIKNQNSLPDLFSQLSQENENSVYSTKDSENLKYRKENIVDTYQKEPQSAINERIIYKEAPSKKVKQIIIYYTDNTFEAFTPGQ comes from the coding sequence ATGAAAGAGCGCATTAAAAAGATAATGGAATCGGAAAATATGACTCCAGCCCGATTTGCCGATAGCCTACAGATTGGTAGAGCGGTAATTTCTCATATATTAAATGGTAGAAACAATCCTAGCCTGGATGTCATTACCCGCATTCTTACTCAAATGCCCGATATTGATTCACAATGGTTATTAACTGGTTCAGGTAATATGTACAAAAGTGAGATAAGTAGTCATAGCAGTGATAGTGATATCAAAAATCAGAATAGCTTACCTGATTTATTTTCACAACTATCTCAAGAGAATGAGAATTCAGTATATTCGACCAAAGACTCGGAAAATCTGAAATATCGCAAGGAAAATATAGTTGACACCTATCAAAAAGAACCACAATCGGCTATAAACGAAAGAATTATATACAAAGAAGCCCCTTCAAAAAAAGTTAAACAGATAATAATTTATTACACTGATAATACTTTTGAAGCTTTTACTCCCGGCCAATGA
- a CDS encoding dihydroorotate dehydrogenase electron transfer subunit — MKKMLDLIIVNNDQLNQNYSLLKLSTTDGAILPEMYPGQFVEVHVADSPTTFLRRPISVNFIDKSKNELWLLIQKIGDGTKRMAEYQKGDIVNLLLPLGNSFTSPENTNSELLLIGGGVGTAPMLYLGAQLKQQGFKPNFLLGARSSEDLLQLDEFAKYGEVYTTTEDASHGEKGYVTNHSVLEKKNFTHIYTCGPKPMMMAVANYAHKKQINCEVSLENTMACGFGVCLCCIENTQRGNVCVCTEGPVFNIKELKWIS; from the coding sequence ATGAAAAAAATGCTTGATTTGATTATTGTCAACAATGATCAGCTAAATCAAAATTATAGCCTTCTCAAATTATCAACTACTGATGGAGCTATACTACCAGAAATGTACCCCGGACAATTTGTAGAAGTTCATGTAGCTGATTCTCCTACTACTTTTCTCAGACGTCCTATATCTGTTAATTTTATAGATAAGTCTAAAAATGAGCTTTGGTTATTAATCCAAAAGATTGGTGATGGCACAAAGCGAATGGCTGAATATCAAAAAGGAGATATCGTAAATTTGTTACTTCCTCTTGGAAATTCGTTTACATCGCCTGAAAATACGAATAGCGAACTCTTATTGATTGGTGGTGGCGTAGGTACTGCACCTATGTTATATTTAGGGGCTCAGTTAAAACAACAAGGCTTCAAGCCCAACTTTCTCCTCGGAGCACGTTCTTCGGAAGATCTTCTTCAGTTAGATGAATTTGCTAAATATGGAGAGGTATATACTACTACAGAAGATGCCAGCCACGGCGAAAAAGGCTATGTAACTAATCATTCAGTTTTAGAGAAAAAGAATTTTACACATATATATACTTGTGGACCTAAGCCTATGATGATGGCTGTGGCAAATTATGCTCATAAAAAGCAGATCAATTGTGAGGTTTCACTAGAAAACACAATGGCTTGCGGTTTTGGCGTATGTCTTTGCTGCATCGAAAATACCCAACGAGGTAATGTATGCGTATGTACAGAAGGACCGGTGTTCAATATTAAAGAATTGAAATGGATAAGCTAA
- a CDS encoding dihydroorotate dehydrogenase: MDKLRVNIGNLSLKNPVMTASGTFGYGKEYADFIDLSKLGGICVKGTTLHDRQGNDYPRMAETPSGMLNAVGLQNKGVDYFVSNIYPEIKDFDTHIIVNVSGSTLEDYAECAARLNHLDKVPGIELNISCPNVKEGGMAFGTSACSAAEVVKAVRKAYDKTIIVKLSPNVTDITEIARAVESEGADAVSLINTLLGMAIDINKQKPILSTVTGGLSGPCVKPIALRMVWQTYNAVKIPVIGMGGISSWQDAIEFILAGSSAIQIGTYNFIDPTISVKVLDGILAYMDQHNIKNINDLVGQLKS, encoded by the coding sequence ATGGATAAGCTAAGAGTAAATATAGGTAACCTGAGTCTTAAGAACCCTGTAATGACAGCATCGGGTACTTTTGGTTATGGAAAAGAATATGCGGATTTTATTGATCTATCGAAACTTGGAGGAATCTGCGTGAAGGGAACTACTTTACATGATCGTCAGGGCAATGATTATCCGAGAATGGCAGAAACCCCTTCGGGAATGCTTAATGCTGTAGGCTTACAGAATAAAGGTGTAGACTACTTTGTTTCGAATATTTATCCCGAAATAAAAGATTTTGATACTCATATCATAGTTAATGTATCAGGTTCTACCCTTGAAGATTATGCTGAATGTGCAGCCAGACTAAATCATTTGGATAAAGTTCCCGGAATAGAATTAAATATCTCCTGTCCGAATGTAAAAGAAGGCGGTATGGCTTTCGGAACTTCGGCTTGCTCTGCAGCAGAAGTTGTAAAGGCTGTAAGAAAAGCATACGACAAAACAATAATAGTCAAACTATCTCCTAATGTTACTGATATTACAGAGATAGCACGTGCCGTTGAATCTGAAGGAGCTGATGCAGTATCCTTGATCAACACACTACTAGGAATGGCTATTGACATAAATAAACAAAAACCTATTTTATCGACAGTCACAGGAGGCTTATCAGGGCCTTGCGTTAAGCCAATAGCACTACGTATGGTTTGGCAGACATATAATGCCGTAAAAATCCCTGTAATAGGTATGGGAGGTATATCATCATGGCAGGACGCTATCGAGTTTATACTTGCCGGTTCATCAGCTATTCAAATCGGAACATATAACTTTATTGACCCAACTATATCAGTTAAAGTATTAGATGGTATATTAGCATACATGGATCAACATAATATTAAAAATATTAATGATCTAGTTGGTCAACTAAAATCATAA